The DNA region TgctaaatgaatttaaaatcctaaaatttaaggccgaataaattaaaatttaattgaataattttacttaataaaactatataacaataattaatcatctaaaaattaaaaaaaattctaataaaattattgtaaatattgGTTGGAACTGAACaaagatattaataatttatataaaattctgATAGCATGATAGCATTCTCGTGNNNNNNNNNNNNNNNNNNNNNNNNNNNNNNNNNNNNNNNNNNNNNNNNNNNNNNNNNNNNNNNNNNNNNNNNNNNNNNNNNNNNNNNNNNNNNNNNNNNNNNNNNNNNNNNNNNNNNNNNNNNNNNNNNNNNNNNNNNNNNNNNNNNNNNNNNNNNNNNNNNNNNNNNNNNNNNNNNNNNNNNNNNNNNNNNNNNNNNNNNNNNNNNNNNNNNNNNNNNNNNNNNNNNNNNNNNNNNNNNNNNNNNNNNNNNNNNNNNNNNNNNNNNNNNNNNNNNNNNNNNNNNNNNNNNNNNNNNNNNNNNNNNNNNNNNNNNNNNNNNNNNNNNNNNNNNNNNNNNNNNNNNNNNNNNNNNNNNNNNNNNNNNNNNNNNNNNNNNNNNNNNNNNNNNNNNNNNNNNNNNNNNNNNNNNNNNNNNNNNNNNNNNNNNNNNNNNNNNNNNNNNNNNNNNNNNNNNNNNNNNNNNNNNNNNNNNNNNNNNNNNNNNNNNNNNNNNNNNNNNNNNNNNNNNNNNNNNNNNNNNNNNNNNNNNNNNNNNNNNNNNNNNNNNNNNNNNNNNNNNNNNNNNNNNNNNNNNNNNNNNNNNNNNNNNNNNNNNNNNNNNNNNNNNNNNNNNNNNNNNNNNNNNNNNNNNNNNNNNNNNNNNNNNNNNNNNNNNNNNNNNNNNNNNNNNNNNNNNNNNNNNNNNNNNNNNNNNNNNNNNNNNNNNNNNNNNNNNNNNNNNNNNNNNNNNNNNNNNNNNNNNNNNNNNNNNNNNNNNNNNNNNNNNNNNNNNNNNNNNNNNNNNNNNNNNNNNNNNNNNNNNNNNNNNNNNNNNNNNNNNNNNNNNNNNNNNNNNNNNNNNNNNNNNNNNNNNNNNNNNNNNNNNNNNNNNNNNNNNNNNNNNNNNNNNNNNNNNNNNNNNNNNNNNNNNNNNNNNNNNNNNNNNNNNNNNNNNNNNNNNNNNNNNAGAGCGTGAGAATTCTTCTTCCACCACAAATAAAATCCTTGATAAACCCTTGGATGTGATTCTAGAATCACTGTCTCTGGATGTTAACCCCTCTGCTTTAAGCCGTCAACAGGACCCTGAGAAAGCCAAAGATGTcgtagaagaagaaaggaaccGTGGAAAACAATGTTTGACTTCATTGTTAGAAGTGGAtcctaaatatttaaatgctGGGAATGAACTGCGAAGAATATTTGGTTCAAAGGTGgtaaaatcatttgaaaaaaataatcagGCCAGTAGTTCTAGACAACTACGTGGGGGAAGACGTGTCAACCATCTTTCTAGGAAGACCTATCTTGTTAGTCCATCAGACCATTGGCCTCGTTGGGACGGTTCTCTTTCCATGGAATTTTTGGAGACAAAGAACGGATATCACTACTTCAGGTAAATTTCGTTTTCATTTTATCTTCTCTTATCCCTTCTGCTCCATAAAATACACATACTGAATTCAAGTAGCATTAAACTAAAATGGGATGGCAGTTTGTGTGTCCAACCTGCTGGGGGATGTTGAGTGGTTTGCGGCTGTGACATATAATACTTGAATACTTGATCTAAGTAGATGTTTAAAGCTTGCCTTTCCCACGATTCAATAGCCTTGTATGAGCTGAACTTCAGTTTTATGAATCTATACTCTTTATCTGGGGCATGAAGAAAATACCTAGAGATGAatcttcatttaaaatatttccattTGTAGATAATTGTGCACCTACCCCACACACCCACGGAGTCTTGTACATTGCAGTCAATTATATTCCCTCGTGTTCAATATTGTcaatcatattttctttttgtcttcaTTTTTCCAAACTATTTCAAATTGTTGCGAATGTTGACCCTTGTTTTTCACCTTTTTGAACgtctttgaattatttttttctataaattagTGTCACTGCTgtcataaaaatatgtttaatataaaGATAATGTTTATTTCTGGGATTTTGATTGTAATGCAATGAACTCCAGATATGTACATCCGCCATCCTATGTTGAAGCTCAGAAAGCATTTGAAGCTGCAAAATCTATTCATGATCTCAATGGCATTGCTAGTATTCTGTTGCACCACCCATATCACTTGGATTCACTTATAACAATGGCagagtattttaaatttgcgGGTGACCATGAAATGTCCTCTGATGCAGTTGCAAAGAGTTTATATGCCTTGGAATGTGCATGGCACCCCATGTTCACTGCGTTACAGGGTAATTGCCAGTTGAAGATCAGCCATGAAACGAACAAGCCAATGTTTACATCACTTTTCACTCACGTAAAAAACTTGGATAGACGTGGTTGTCATCGATCTGCATTGGAAGTTTGCAAACTATTACTTTCACTGGATTCCGATGACCCAATGGGGGCTATTTTCTTCATTGATTACCTATCTTTGAGAGCGGAGGAATACACTTGGCTGGAAAGGTTTGCTGAGAGCTACAAAAATGATACTTCTTTGTGGCTGTTtccaaatttctcattttccctttcggtCTGTCGATATTATCTTGAGCGGGAAGAAGACTCAAAGAATGATAATCTTGATGCTACAAGGGCTAATTCAACAGATCTTTTGAAGCAGGCGTTAATGCTTCACCCTTTCGTCTTAAAGAGATTAGTGGAAAAGGTCCCGCTGAAGGAACAGTTTTGGGTGCATATACTCAAGAATTCCTTCTTCTCGTCTGATCAGACAGGAATTCCATCCTTGGACCACCTCATTAATTTGTACGTTGAGAGGAATTACCTTATATGGAGAATCCCAGATCTGCAGAAGTTACTCAAAGAGACTGCACAATTGGTAATTGAAGTCTTGGAAACTGATCGAAATGATGCTAAAGACTGGGCTTGTGTGAGAAAAGAAGCATTCTCGTGCGATAAAAATGAGTGAgtatcttctccttctctccctctctttttgGCGACTAAAAATGTTTTCTGTATATCAGGCCTTTAGTTTTTCATCTGAGTACCGCTCAACGTAGGCGTTTTGAAGTTGTGGAATTTACTATTATCAGTGCAATTTTTGTGAGGTAAAAGTGATAGGTTTCTTTTATTGCCAGGTATGCTCATCTGTTGGTCTCAGATTTCTCTGATTCAGTATCATCTGCCCCTCCTGAAGCCTTGCAAGATTTTGTGGTTGATCCAAGGATGAGAGACGTGCAGAACATAATTCAACATGCAAATCCTCCTAATCAACGGCATCCCACCCGGGAAATTGCAAATAGGAGTGCATTGGCTGTCCTGTTTGAATCAATGCTTCCTTGGGTAAACTATGGGGATGAAAGAGATATAGGCGTCGATGAAGGTAACCAGTTCGACGAGCATGACCATtaagttgtcaattcttctcGAATTGCTAGTTCTCTTCAAAATGCTTTGAGAGAATGGACTTAATGTGATAACTTGCCTTGTGTTGTAGCAATTGCATTGAGTTTTGTTTACTGATATTTGTCATTGGTTGCCCACCAAGATTGCTCTATACTGATAGTTGTACTTGTAAGTAGGAAGTTTTGAATTCCCAATGGCATGCAAAGAAGATCAATCCCAAAATTGGATTAGTCATTTTTCTTAAAGTTTGTGCTGTATACAGAGGACTAAAAAACACTTCTCTGCTTGGTTATTTATAGCATGTAACTCGTAACTCTATTGGTCGTGTAAGAATGAGCATCATAGCTCTTTCTATTGTTTTGTAAAAGAATAAAGGATGAGTATCTTATGGATGGTGCATGCGGCTGTGAGGCCTGACAGCATCCCAATTATGAAACGGAGCTGCTCGCCAGATAATTGAAGAGCAGCTGCGCTAGTTGGATTTGCCGGACTGCGCGGGGGGCCGCCCATCATTATGATTAGGCGCACTTGCATTGCCCTCAACCTCGCATCATTTCGCTCACACCCCATTTCCCAATTACCAATTACTAATTGCATGCAAAGCTATTTGCAGTCTCTTTAATCATATGCCAATACCAAGCCTGCTGCTGCTTCTGGTTCTCTAATAATTAgttaccataattattatactTTCTTTTCGTGGtcctcaaataattaattatcttaattGTTATTTTACTTCTATGGACCCCTACTCTTCACTAAACCCCACTGCCAGGAGGCTCTTTCCATTGTTATTGTTCGAATTAGGGACCAATGAAAATTCCAGTTATGATATCTTGCCAACTCCTTCTTAGTATACACAACCAAAGTGATTCCttaaattatcaaacatatctttaaactttgtACTTTGTTTAACAAATGGTTCGAAATTTGAGCACTTTAGTTGGTAAGAAAATCACATAGGCTGGTTACAAAGTCAAAAGAGACACCCAAAAGTCTCGTCTCAGTAGCAGCAGCGGCAGCCCTATAAAAATAGACAGGGGAGAC from Cucurbita pepo subsp. pepo cultivar mu-cu-16 unplaced genomic scaffold, ASM280686v2 Cp4.1_scaffold000770, whole genome shotgun sequence includes:
- the LOC111785809 gene encoding transcription factor 25-like — encoded protein: RENSSSTTNKILDKPLDVILESLSLDVNPSALSRQQDPEKAKDVVEEERNRGKQCLTSLLEVDPKYLNAGNELRRIFGSKVVKSFEKNNQASSSRQLRGGRRVNHLSRKTYLVSPSDHWPRWDGSLSMEFLETKNGYHYFRYVHPPSYVEAQKAFEAAKSIHDLNGIASILLHHPYHLDSLITMAEYFKFAGDHEMSSDAVAKSLYALECAWHPMFTALQGNCQLKISHETNKPMFTSLFTHVKNLDRRGCHRSALEVCKLLLSLDSDDPMGAIFFIDYLSLRAEEYTWLERFAESYKNDTSLWLFPNFSFSLSVCRYYLEREEDSKNDNLDATRANSTDLLKQALMLHPFVLKRLVEKVPLKEQFWVHILKNSFFSSDQTGIPSLDHLINLYVERNYLIWRIPDLQKLLKETAQLVIEVLETDRNDAKDWACVRKEAFSCDKNEYAHLLVSDFSDSVSSAPPEALQDFVVDPRMRDVQNIIQHANPPNQRHPTREIANRSALAVLFESMLPWVNYGDERDIGVDEGNQFDEHDH